One window of the Rosa rugosa chromosome 3, drRosRugo1.1, whole genome shotgun sequence genome contains the following:
- the LOC133737625 gene encoding uncharacterized protein LOC133737625: MIFEQGKSRRVWTNFEEESLLNVLDGIIAGGQRCNTRSFKYGTLIKIENALNLLCPNSNLKASPYIESKLKKLKKDYSIIYDMMNKSGFAWNDIKKYIEVDSNEVWDTYLQHNKKAKGWRNKKYPLFDRLTTIFGSDRATRNGAEVPADMMEEQSNNEDDIGLENDTSPMSMSKDSTGQSQVSQKKRKRNDEDKIMLALVAGTARGST, from the exons ATGATTTTTg AGCAAGGGAAGTCAAGGCGTGTATGGACCAACTTTGAAGAAGAATCTTTGTTGAATGTTCTTGACGGAATTATTGCTGGAGGACAACGCTGCAACACTAGAAGTTTCAAATATGGTACTTTAATCAAAATAGAGAATGCTTTAAATCTTTTATGTCCCAATTCCAATCTGAAGGCAAGTCCATATATTGAGTCAAAGTTGAAGAAACTTAAGAAAGATTATAGCATAATCTATGACATGATGAACAAGAGTGGATTTGCATGGAATGATATCAAAAAGTACATTGAAGTTGATAGTAATGAAGTATGGGATACGTATTTGCAG CACAACAAAAAGGCAAAGGGATGGAGAAACAAGAAGTATCCATTATTTGATAGACTAACTACCATCTTTGGGAGTGACCGTGCTACTAGAAATGGGGCTGAGGTCCCTGCTGATATGATGGAGGAGCAGAGCAACAATGAAGATGATATAGGCCTTGAGAATGACACAAGCCCCATGTCAATGAGCAAAGATAGCACGGGACAATCTCAGGTCAGtcagaaaaagaggaaaagaaatgaTGAAGATAAAATTATGCTTGCATTGGTTGCGGGCACTGCTAGAGGATCTACCTAG
- the LOC133739200 gene encoding cyclin-dependent kinase B1-1-like — MDNYDISPEILREEPHGQVYKATFKPTGETVVIKKIPSDANFPNGLPPALSREILIYQKLPKSAYVIDRRHVFRQFEDGGPVFYIVYEHLDTDLAAFIAASSVSPLPSDLVKKLLFQLLKGVDHCHRNGVLHRNLNPKNLLLDEKQQSLKIGDGISQSFAFCYEAFVPETVTLSYQAPEVLLGSSDFSTPADIWAVGCIFAEMVTGDVLFVGIGDDPNQADKQQLREIFRQLGKPMLNQCPGLTSLPAWETYQEWEGEKMKARFYSAGDLPSDLLVATVSLEQDGAELLSKMLTFDPDERITAKAALNHPYFKQMDI; from the exons ATGGACAATTACGACATATCGCCGGAGATTCTGAGAGAAGAACCACACGGCCAGGTGTACAAAGCCACGTTCAAACCCACCGGCGAGACCGTCGTCATCAAGAAGATCCCGTCCGACGCTAACTTCCCGAACGGATTACCTCCCGCCCTCTCCCGCGAGATTCTAATCTACCAGAAGCTTCCTAAGTCCGCTTACGTCATCGATCGCCGCCACGTGTTCCGCCAGTTCGAGGACGGCGGCCCCGTCTTCTACATTGTCTACGAGCACCTCGACACCGATCTCGCCGCCTTCATCGCCGCCTCCTCCGTCAGTCCCTTGCCGTCCGATTTGGTCAAGAAGCTTCTCTTCCAGCTCCTCAAGGGCGTCGACCACTGTCACCGTAACGGCGTCCTCCACCGGAACCTAAACCCCAAGAATCTGCTGCTTGACGAGAAACAACAGAGCCTCAAGATCGGCGATGGGATCAGTCAGTCTTTTGCTTTCTGCTACGAGGCTTTTGTGCCGGAGACGGTCACTCTCTCTTACCAGGCGCCGGAGGTTTTGCTGGGGTCCTCCGATTTCTCGACTCCGGCGGACATTTGGGCCGTCGGCTGCATCTTCG CTGAGATGGTGACTGGGGATGTACTGTTTGTCGGAATCGGTGATGATCCTAATCAAGCTGATAAGCAGCAATTGCGTGAGATTTTCAg ACAGCTAGGAAAACCGATGTTGAATCAGTGTCCAGGACTCACTTCGTTGCCGGCTTGGGAGACCTACCAAGAATGGGAAGGGGAAAAGATGAAAGCTCGGTTCTATTCGGCAGGAGATTTGCCATCGGATCTGCTGGTAGCTACAGTTTCTTTGGAACAAGATGGAGCTGAACTTCTATCG AAAATGCTTACATTTGATCCAGATGAAAGAATCACAGCTAAAGCAGCACTGAACCACCCCTATTTCAAGCAAATGGACATCTAA
- the LOC133740231 gene encoding expansin-like A2: MALFLCTFLFFLVSSATACDRCVHQTKAAYFSKAAALSSGACGYGSLALGLSGGHLAAAVPSIYKDGAGCGSCFQIRCKNATLCTKQGTRVITSDLNHNNQTDFVLSSRAFMAMAQKDLGQDILKHGIVDVEYKRVPCEYKNQNLALRVEESSKKPHYLAVKVLYQGGQTEIVAIDVAQVGSSNWSFLTRNYGAVWDTSRVPTGALQFRFVVTGGFDGKMVWAKNVLPADWKPRMVYDTKVQISDIAQEGCSPCDDGIWK, encoded by the exons ATGGCTTTGTTTCTTTGCACATTCCTCTTCTTTCTCGTCTCCTCTGCTACTGCCTGTGATCGCTGTGTGCATCAAACCAAGGCAGCTTACTTCTCCAAAGCCGCTGCACTTTCTT CTGGGGCTTGTGGGTATGGTTCTTTAGCTTTGGGACTTAGTGGTGGACACCTTGCTGCTGCTGTGCCTTCAATTTATAAAGATGGAGCTGGTTGTGGTTCATGTTTTCAG ATAAGATGTAAGAATGCAACACTCTGTACAAAACAAGGGACTAGAGTGATCACAAGTGATCTCAATCACAATAACCAAACAGATTTTGTTCTAAGCAGCAGAGCTTTCATGGCCATGGCTCAAAAGGATTTGGGCCAGGACATTTTGAAACATGGAATTGTGGATGTGGAGTATAAAAG GGTACCATGTGAATACAAGAACCAAAACTTAGCCTTACGTGTGGAAGAATCAAGCAAGAAGCCACATTACTTAGCAGTCAAAGTTCTATACCAAGGTGGTCAGACAGAGATAGTAGCCATTGATGTTGCTCAG GTTGGTTCTTCTAACTGGAGTTTCCTGACTCGAAATTACGGGGCAGTATGGGACACCAGTAGGGTTCCGACTGGAGCGCTGCAATTCCGGTTCGTGGTGACTGGCGGGTTCGATGGAAAGATGGTTTGGGCAAAGAATGTGCTTCCTGCTGACTGGAAGCCTAGGATGGTATATGACACAAAGGTTCAAATCAGTGATATTGCACAGGAGGGTTGCTCTCCGTGTGATGATGGGATTTGGAAGTGA